The Salvelinus namaycush isolate Seneca chromosome 38, SaNama_1.0, whole genome shotgun sequence genome includes a window with the following:
- the bbs10 gene encoding Bardet-Biedl syndrome 10 protein isoform X2 — MRLQPQCLQLDSVLQTVSVLEAVIRRSFGPDGGQVLFTRDTGQTLLTRHGTRILTALRVEHPLARMVVECVRRHSSVTGDGSKTFVLLLASLLREIQKHTRKARQEGAGAKRLAGALLDFGLDELSDVITVGVAPHGSSLSDPHTPGQTDTHTLCRLLSAFLHTRISPTHAEIISRLTCELLSHWSCHGDFINEHFPALHTAVSGFPIGCSRLLEGQVIHADFSTPLPLCDHGPIRALAVTEPLEPSLLIGGTVLEVRQCGVS; from the exons ATGCGGTTGCAGCCCCAGTGTCTGCAGCTGGACTCTGTACTGCAGACAGTGAGTGTCCTGGAGGCAGTGATCCGGAGGAGCTTTGGTCCTGATGGAGGACAGGTGCTGTTCACACGGGACACGGGGCAAACTCTGCTGACACGCCACGGAACACGCATCCTCACAGCCCTGCGGGTGGAACACCCGCTGGCCAG gatggtGGTGGAGTGTGTGAGGAGACACAGCTCGGTGACAGGAGATGGCTCCAAGACCTTCGTCCTGCTGCTCGCCTCATTGCTACGGGAGATACAGAAACACACCCGAAAAGCCCGCCAGGAAGGCGCAGGTGCCAAGCGTTTGGCTGGAGCTCTGCTGGACTTCGGATTGGACGAGCTCAGTGATGTCATCACTGTTGGAGTGGCTCCACATGGCTCCTCCCTTTCAGACCCACACACCCcaggacaaacagacacacacactctgtgccGCCTACTCAGTGCTTTCCTTCACACCCGGATCAGCCCTACTCATGCTGAAATCATCAGCCGACTGACCTGTGAGCTGCTCTCGCATTGGAGCTGCCATGGCGACTTCATTAACGAACACTTCCCTGCTCTGCACACAGCAGTATCAGGCTTCCCTATTGGCTGTTCCCGTCTGCTGGAGGGCCAGGTCATACATGCAGATTTCTCTACACCCCTCCCACTCTGCGACCATGGACCAATCAGGGCCCTAGCGGTGACGGAACCCCTGGAACCCAGCCTGCTGATTGGTGGAACTGTGCTGGAG GTTCGTCAATGTGGGGTTTCCTAA
- the bbs10 gene encoding Bardet-Biedl syndrome 10 protein isoform X1, which translates to MRLQPQCLQLDSVLQTVSVLEAVIRRSFGPDGGQVLFTRDTGQTLLTRHGTRILTALRVEHPLARMVVECVRRHSSVTGDGSKTFVLLLASLLREIQKHTRKARQEGAGAKRLAGALLDFGLDELSDVITVGVAPHGSSLSDPHTPGQTDTHTLCRLLSAFLHTRISPTHAEIISRLTCELLSHWSCHGDFINEHFPALHTAVSGFPIGCSRLLEGQVIHADFSTPLPLCDHGPIRALAVTEPLEPSLLIGGTVLEVGGANRGIESVCVRLGRGLDSVCVILQHLGVSLLLSSVRQSEAVLAAVGRYGVCVLECVCEDDLTLFSVISGALPVSDWAVIGQEHVATVTFCRPLVLGAHRFVNVGFPKTEDRGRPHSLVVCGLTEGQTEQSVCAVRDALHMLHTTWGPKHRTRATERMARADVMEPCCVISVGGTFEFLLHHTLLQRKHGHTHSVTHRHTHTPSHTSTHTLSHTDTHTPSHTGTHTLSNADTHTLSHLDDPTVSEMLAEALLSVPRQIYSHNPRRYLEAHAHTLSCIRNHGIFPDPPEMSAVLAADGSNMVQADTGSGSMFGSGVKEMSVWSSSGSSSGVESVSCKYQLILAVLQCLRSLLSVDTVLHANSSHTLAHTCQREEEEEDDD; encoded by the exons ATGCGGTTGCAGCCCCAGTGTCTGCAGCTGGACTCTGTACTGCAGACAGTGAGTGTCCTGGAGGCAGTGATCCGGAGGAGCTTTGGTCCTGATGGAGGACAGGTGCTGTTCACACGGGACACGGGGCAAACTCTGCTGACACGCCACGGAACACGCATCCTCACAGCCCTGCGGGTGGAACACCCGCTGGCCAG gatggtGGTGGAGTGTGTGAGGAGACACAGCTCGGTGACAGGAGATGGCTCCAAGACCTTCGTCCTGCTGCTCGCCTCATTGCTACGGGAGATACAGAAACACACCCGAAAAGCCCGCCAGGAAGGCGCAGGTGCCAAGCGTTTGGCTGGAGCTCTGCTGGACTTCGGATTGGACGAGCTCAGTGATGTCATCACTGTTGGAGTGGCTCCACATGGCTCCTCCCTTTCAGACCCACACACCCcaggacaaacagacacacacactctgtgccGCCTACTCAGTGCTTTCCTTCACACCCGGATCAGCCCTACTCATGCTGAAATCATCAGCCGACTGACCTGTGAGCTGCTCTCGCATTGGAGCTGCCATGGCGACTTCATTAACGAACACTTCCCTGCTCTGCACACAGCAGTATCAGGCTTCCCTATTGGCTGTTCCCGTCTGCTGGAGGGCCAGGTCATACATGCAGATTTCTCTACACCCCTCCCACTCTGCGACCATGGACCAATCAGGGCCCTAGCGGTGACGGAACCCCTGGAACCCAGCCTGCTGATTGGTGGAACTGTGCTGGAGGTGGGTGGGGCTAATAGAGGaatagaaagtgtgtgtgtgagattagGGCGGGGGttagacagtgtgtgtgtcattcTACAGCATCTAGGAGTGTCTCTGCTCCTCTCATCAGTCAGACAGTCGGAGGCCGTCCTGGCTGCAGTGGGGAGGTAcggggtgtgtgtgttagagtgtgtgtgtgaagacgACCTCACCTTGTTCTCTGTGATCAGTGGAGCCCTGCCTGTCTCAGACTGGGCTGTGATTGGACAAGAACATGTTGCTACGGTTACCTTCTGCCGGCCGCTGGTGCTGGGAGCTCACAG GTTCGTCAATGTGGGGTTTCCTAAGACAGAGGACAGGGGCAGACCCCACAGTCTGGTTGTGTGTGGACTGACAGAGGGCCAGACTGAACAGAGTGTATGTGCTGTACGAGATGCTCTACACATGCTGCATACTACCTGGGGGCCCAAACACAGGACTAGAGCTACAGAGAGAATGGCACGCGCAGACGTGATGGAGCCTTGTTGTGTCATTTCCGTGGGCGGGACTTTTGAGTTCCTGTTACACCACACCCTCCTACAGCGcaaacacggacacacacactctgtcacacacagacacacacacactccgtcacacacaagcacgcacactctgtcacacacagacacacacactccgtcacacacaggcacgcacactcTGTcaaacgcagacacacacactctgtcacactTGGACGACCCTACTGTCTCGGAGATGCTAGCAGAGGCCCTACTGAGTGTGCCCAGACAGATTTACTCCCACAATCCTCGGCGCTACCTGGAGGCTCACGCGCACACTCTCAGTTGCATACGTAACCATGGTATTTTTCCGGACCCGCCGGAAATGAGTGCTGTTCTGGCAGCGGATGGTTCTAATATGGTCCAGGCTGACACTGGGTCAGGGTCTATGTTTGGGTCAGGGGTTAAGGAGATGTCGGTTTGGTCAAGCTCTGGCTCTAGTTCAGGTGTGGAGTCAGTGTCCTGTAAGTATCAACTGATCCTGGCTGTTCTACAGTGTCTCAGGAGTCTACTGTCTGTGGACACTGTACTACACGCTAATAgctcacacacactcgcacacacctgtcagagagaagaggaggaggaggatgatgactgA